TGGATCGGTTGTTGTTGAAGTAGGAGGAATTGAATTGGGTCAAGGTCTTTGGACAAAGGTGAAACAGATGGCTGCATTTGGACTTGGTGAGATTCAATGTGAAGGAACCGAAGGCCTATTGGACAAGATTCGAGTGGTACAATCAGATACTGTGAGCTTGATTCAAGGGGGGCTGACTGCTGGTAGCACTACATCGGAATCAAGCTGCGAAGCAGTTAGACTTAGCTGCAATATCTTGGTTGAGAGGTTAAAGCCTCTAAAGGAAAAGTTGCAGAAAGAAATGGGATCAATCAAGTGGGAGACACTTCTTcgtcaagcatacattcaatcTGTGAACTTATCAGCATCTTCATTTTTTGTACCAACAACTTATTCCAAGAATTACCTAAATTATGGTGCTGCAGTGAGTGAGGTATGTGATTGTGTTCTTAATGATGCATGTCTCAAATAAAAATGGCGTTGTATCATGTTCAGTAAGAGTCCACTTCCCTTGAAAGTTAAGCACTTATGTCATCCTGTCATAAAATCCATGTTACTGAACCAAGATATCTTATAATGATAGTAATGCTTCCCTAAATAATGGAAACTACTTCTCAGGTGGAAATAGATCTTCTGACTGGAGAAACTAGATTTTTGCAAACAGATATTATCTATGATTGTGGACAGAGTCTCAACCCTGCTGTGGATTTAGGACAGGTATGCTATTTAATTTGGAGATTATGTTTTTTTACAAAAAGTTTCCACTTAGAAAAGAGTATAAAATGCTAAGACTCATTCTTAAACACTTCTTATTAAGTCAGAAGTATTGCACTctttgttaattaaataaatctaatttctctatttaatatattttatatttttatatttatgattCAGATTTAGGATTTTGGATTTAGTATTCAGTGTTTAGGGTGTTTTATAACAATATAATTTTTAGGAGTGCTACACTCCTTACTTTCTCAGAATCACATTAGCATTCAACTTTCTCTATTCATACTCCATATTCTTAAGGTGAAACATTAATATTTTCTTAAATCATTTTGTTAATCCATGTTGTAGATTGAAGGAGCTTTTGTTCAAGGTTTAGGGTTCTTCATGCTTGAGGAATATGAAACAAATGTTGATGGTATGGTATTAGCAGATGGCACATGGAACTACAAAATCCCTACAATAGACACCATACCTAAACAATTCAATGTTCAAATCCTTAACACGGGCCACCACAAGCGACGCGTGCTCTCTTCAAAGGGTAATAAGATCAAAGATTCATCAATGCACATTAATTTATCCAAATAGATGATTATTCCTAAATTGATGAAGTAAAATTTAGCAATCaacaaaattttgaataatagAAATGGATAATAATTATACCAGACTGTTATTGAGAAGGCTTCGAAATTTGTTGATGCAGCCTCTGGTGAGCCACCATTACTTCTAGCAGCTTCAGTTCACTGTGCCACAAGAGCAGCAGTTAAAGAAGCAAGGAAGCAGGTTCTTTCATGGAGCAACAAAGATGGAACGGATTCAAGATTTGAATTGAAGGTTCCTGCAACCATGCCTGTGGTTAAAGAACTCATTGGACTTGACATTGTGGAAACATACTTGAAATGGAAAATGGAAAAGAACTCGAGGATCTCATATTAGAAATGTGCACagcaataaaaaatttatttatacataaaaattaactaataaaataattattatgtattgaattttttttatttcaatttatattttattataataattaatttcgCAACTAATTGTTAGTGTATACATAGTATAATTAAACcctcaataaaattattatgcTTTTGGTACATCTCGATGCACCGCTTGAGCTTACTATAATATATATTCAGATGAACTAATTATTATGTTGTCAGATAAATAATTTAGTGTTATAATTTCAGGTGTAAACCAAAAttttcagatcgaacttgagTGAATAATAAATGCAAATTAATAAGATTTAATCCTATCAAAATAGATAGTTTAGTCTGAgactgaaaaataaaaaaagttatcaTAATCACTTGAAGTATAAGTCGTTGGcaataatactttttttttgtttcttatggTATTTTCCAATCTAACAACAGGTTAAGCATTAATTCGTCGCGAATTGAGTTTGTCATTGACGAGTGAGTTCAACTCCAACAACCCaaattagttaataataatttattttatcatacatgaattttaattttttaaccattcaaaatttcatatgtagtatataataccATTCTAACTAGAAGGCCcaaattttgtttcttttttcgaataattttaaaaacctTTATAGTAACTCGtatgaaaatatttatttataaaaataattatattaaataatttaatatatttaattaaattatttatattatatcattatttttttattaaaacaaaaataaactactaaatttttttattagaaacaATATTACAttattagtaattattattatttttagttgataataatttatatttatatttataaaaattttatatacaaaaatatataatttttatttatatttatcaaaatttatacacataaattaatataatttatatcgatattttttaaaatttatacatataaattaataaaacttatttattaaaaataatttaaatttataatgattaaataataataaaaaatactaaaaattaattactttaaAAATCTCTCTTTTATTAGTATTGATTGAGCAATCTAATGATATGCTCATGCGTAGATGAGTTGAACGATGTCAAATCAATCTTaacttttatttaataaaaaaaaaatactaattaccATAAGCTATGAAATTGTTCAGTGTGTTCTAAATTGAAGATGACCAAAGTAATTATAATAAGCGtgtaaaaaataaacaagaaaataatAGTGAGATTAGTTGATGTAATTACATTTGCATGTTCCAAATCAGTTGACACCATACGAAATTTATGAGCTGGAGACAAAATAATAGTGTGAAGTGTGAACTGTTCACTAAGCTTCAGAAAACAATggaagtgaagaacaacatcaATTCTGAGATACCAACACAAACAAGTTTGGTTTTTGCTATTAATGGTGAGAGGTTTGAGCTCTCCAAAGTTGACCCATCAACCACTTTGCTTGAATTCTTGCGTTCCCAGACAACCTTCAAGAGTGTCAAGCTCGGTTGTGGTGAAGGTGATGATTAccctcttttatttatttatttatttatttatttattgttttgaagaatttgtttacttttttcaatttttcttcttAGAACAAAGGTCAAGTGTTGATGTAACACTGTGGCATCATCTGATTCAACTAGTGTTATATTAAGTAATTCAATTGATTGTTGAGTTggtttttcattatttttcccCCTATAGTATTCACCTTGCTTTGAACTAACTTTTTTAGAAAGAATTAGTTTGATATTAAATATTGACTATTGGGTATGGACCATAGTATATatagtattattgattatggTCCTTTTTGGAATAAACCTAAAACATTGATGATTGTTATATTGACCTTGCTTTGAACTAATTTATGCTTCATAGATTGAGGCATAAGGATAAAGGACCTTGTTCTGGTTCCAGTTATTCTTGAGCTTTGTGAGTAGTGTTATTTTTTCTGATGGGGTTTTCAATGAACTTGAAGGTGGATATGGTGTTTGCCacaacctttttttttttccaactTGGAACTTCATATTTTGAAATGGTTGTTTTTTACAGGTGGTTGTGGAGCTTGTGTGGTTTTGATCTCCAAGTATGATCCTATACTTGATAGAATTGAAGACTTTACGGCGAGTTCTTGCCTTACACTACTTTGCAGCATACATGGCTGTTCAATTACAACAAGTGAAGGCATTGGAAACAGTAAAGATGGACTCCACCCAATTCACAAAAGAGTTGCAGGGTTCCATGCTTCACAATGTGGCTTTTGCACTCCTGGAATGTGTGTTTCGCTCTTCGGTACTCTTGTCAATGCTGAAAAGACCAATCGCTTGGACACGCCTCCAGGGTTCTCAAAAGTGACTGTTACTGAGGCTGAAAAGGCTATTGCAGGTAACCTCTGTCGCTGTACCGGTTATCGGCCCATTGCCGATGCCTGCAAAAGCTTTGCAGGTGATGTTGATATGGAGGATTTAGGATTCAACAGTTTTTGGAGGAAGGGAGAGAACAAGGACTTAAAGCTTAGTAGGTTGCCTCAATATgaacaaaatcataaaaatgttATATTTCCAATGTTTTTGAAGGAAATCAAACCTGATGTGTTGTTCTTGGCTTCGGATAAGAGGAGTTGGCATAGTCCTAGTAGTATAATGGAGCTACAGCGCTTATTCGAATCGAACCAAGTCAGTGGAAACCGGATAAAACTTATTGTTAGTAATACTGCTATGGGATATTACAAAGATAACTATGACTATGACAGGTATATTGCTCTAAGGGGTGTTCCAGAGCTCTCAAAGATCACGAAGGACCAAACTGGAATCGAAATTGGAGCGGCAGTGACTATATCTAAAGCTATTGAAGTACTAAAGGAAGAAAGCAGTGGTGAGTTTCTCTCAGATTTTGTTATGATACTTGTAAAGATTGCAGACCATATGGAAAAAGTTGCCTCAAGTTTTATTCGGAACACAGCTAGCATAGGTGGCAATTTAGTAATAGCGCAAAAGAACAATTTCCCTTCGGACATTGCCACAATACTTCTTGCTGTAGATTCAATGGTTCAGATAATGAGTGGTACAAAACTCGAGTGGATTGCGCTGGAGGAATTTCTAGAAAGACCACCACTGAGTTTGGAGAGTGTACTTTTGAGCATTAAAATTCCAAGTTTGGGACTTAATAAAAACAAATCTTCGGATCAGAAAAGTGAATTCCTGTTTGAAACCTATCGAGCTTCTCCTCGGCCACTCGGAAATGCCCTTCCTTATCTGAATGCTGCATTCCTAGTCAAGGTTTCACAATGCAAAGATTCAGGGGGAACCATGATTGATTCTTGTAGGCTGTCTTTTGGTGCTTATGGAACTAAACATGCAATCAGAGCAAAAAATGTTGAGCAACTTTTAGATGGAAAACTGTTAAGTTTTAGTATTTTGCATGATGCTGTCAATTTGCTTATAGCTACTATTGTACCCGAAAGTGGTACCACAAAAGCTGGCTACCGTTCAAGCTTGGCAGCCGGTTTTCTTTTTAAGTTCTTTAACCCCATGATTGACAGTCCTGCTAAAATAACCAATGGTTACGGTTATACGAATCCTAACCAGGCTCACCATGATGAAATTCCAACTTTGCTGTCTTCTGGAAACCAAGTACTTGAAGCAGGAAATGAATATCACCCTGTTGGCGAGCCAATCATGAAATCTGGAGCTACACTGCAAGCTTCAGGTTTGTTTAGTTCCAACTTGTTTTCTTAAAAAGATTATTGATAGCTTTACTTTTTATGCATTTCTATTAACATTTTCAAGTCTTAAACTTCAACTTTTACATTGAAAAGGTTTCTTACTAAATTACATTTGAATTGATGGTTGGCCTCATTAAAATGGTAAGGCTTTCGCCTTGGGAGCCGATGTTCAAATTGCTTTAGTTACAGAAGCAGCCTCACATTTATTCTAGCAAGACAATTACATTTCCTTTTTCGCTTCACGGGTTGGTATCTAGCTGAATTTTAGATAACAGCAACCAAAGAATTGATGTATCCCTCGCTTGCATTAGACAAGTCTTTTTGTCTGTCAAGCAGTGTTATTTTATTCAGTTTGTGGCTTGTATTATgcttttcaattttattttttctttgtattttcTGTTCAGTAACAAGTacatttttatgaatttatcATATGTAGGTGAGGCTGTGTTTACTGATGATATTCCATCACCAAACAATTGCTTATATGGAGCATATATCTATAGCGCGAAGCCTTTAGCAAGGGTAAGGAGTATAAAGCTGAGGCCGGATTTACTACTGGATGGAGTGAGGGGAGTAATTTCAAGTAAAGACATTCCCATTGGTGGAGAGAACATTGGATCAAAGACTATATTTGGCATTGAACCTTTGTTTGCTGAAGAGATTGCTAGATGTGTTGGAGATCGTCTCGCCTTTGTGGTGAGTTCTTCACTTTTTGATCCAACAATGTGTGAGATTCTCTTTTGTTTCTTTGGACATTGATACATGGAAATTCCATTTTATTCACTGTACAGCTTCTGTAGGTTGCAGATACTCAGAAACTTGCAGATGTGGCTGCAAACTCTGCAGTTGTTGATTATGATACTGAAGATCTTGATCGGCCTATTCTGTCAGTGGAAGATGCTGTCGAAAAATCTAGCTTTTTCGAAGTTCCTCCATTTCTCTATCCAAAACATGTTGGTGATTTATCAAAAGGAATGGCTGAAGCAGATCACAAGATTATTTCTAAAGAGGTACATGTTTATGCAAGTTTGCTTCTGAATTATGTATGTTGAAACGGTTAGATTGCTCAACCATATTCATTATCATCTCAATTTAAAATCAGATGAAGCTTGGATCTCAATATTATTTCTATATGGAGACACAAACTGCACTTGCTGTACCAGATGAAGATAATTGCATTATAATTTACTCTTCAAGCCAATGCCCTGAGTATTCACATGCAACTATAGCAAGATGCTTAGGTATTCCCGAAAATAATATTCGCATGATTACAAGAAGGGTTGGAGGAGGTTTTGGTGGCAAGGCCATAAAAAGCATACCTGTAAGTATTTAGTTATGCATTAATTTCTTGATTTTGGATTGCATACATTTCTATTAACTTGTTATTCAAGCAATCAGTTTTCCTGCAGCATGATTCTTATTTGGATATAAATTATATGATGTTTGCAGGTTGCAGCATCATGTGCACTCGCTGCGCACAAATTACGCCGCCCTGTCAGAATCTATCTAAATCGAAAGGCGGATATGATAATTGCTGGGGGAAGGCATCCAATGAAGATAACTTACAGTGTTGGATTTAGGAATGATGGGAAAATTACTGCATTAGAACTTCAGATACTGGTCAATGCAGGGATATATGTGGATATAAGTGCAATAATGCCACATAACATAGTTGGTGCAATTAAAAAGTATGATTGGGGTGCTTTATCATTTGATATAAAGGTATGCAGAACAAATCATCCTAGTAGATCTGCAATGAGGGGCCCTGGGGAGGTGCAGGGATCTTATATCGCCGAAGCTATAATAGAAAATGTTGCAGCTATGCTTTCACTGGATGTAGATTCTGTCAGAAGTATTAATCTTCATACACATGAGAGTCTTAAGTTGTTCCATGAGCATAGTTTCGGCGAACCTCATGAGTATACCTTGCCTTCAATATGGAGCAAGATAGCTGCTTTGGCGAACTATGATCAAAGAACCAAAATGGTGAAAGAGTTCAACAAGATTAACACTTGGAGAAAAAGGGGAATTTCCCGGATACCGGTTGTGTTTCAACTGAGTCTAAGGCCAACCCCTGGTAAAGTAAGCATTTTCTCGGACGGCTCTGTTGTAGCTGAAGTTGGAGGAATAGAAATAGGACAGGGTCTTTGGACAAAGGTGAAACAGATGACTGCATTTGCTCTCAGTGCAATCCAATGCGATGGAACGGAAGGCCTCGTTTACAAGGTCCGAGTTGTACAATCTGATACTGTGAGCATGGTTCAAGGGGGGTTCACTGCTGGCAGCACTACATCGGAGTCGAGTTGTGAGGCAGTTAGACTTTGTTGCAATATCTTGGTTGAGAGGCTAAAGCCTCTAAAGGAAAGGCTGCAAAAGGAAATGGGATCTATCAAATGGGAGACACTTATTCTTCAGGTATTTGGATATAAACTATGAATAGATACATTAATTCTTTTGATATTGTTTGACAGCATTCTCTTAAATTAACATGTTGACAATTTATGAACCTACAGGCTTACATGCAAGCTGTGAATTT
The Arachis stenosperma cultivar V10309 chromosome 7, arast.V10309.gnm1.PFL2, whole genome shotgun sequence genome window above contains:
- the LOC130941318 gene encoding indole-3-acetaldehyde oxidase-like — protein: MSWRQNNSVKCELFTKLQKTMEVKNNINSEIPTQTSLVFAINGERFELSKVDPSTTLLEFLRSQTTFKSVKLGCGEGGCGACVVLISKYDPILDRIEDFTASSCLTLLCSIHGCSITTSEGIGNSKDGLHPIHKRVAGFHASQCGFCTPGMCVSLFGTLVNAEKTNRLDTPPGFSKVTVTEAEKAIAGNLCRCTGYRPIADACKSFAGDVDMEDLGFNSFWRKGENKDLKLSRLPQYEQNHKNVIFPMFLKEIKPDVLFLASDKRSWHSPSSIMELQRLFESNQVSGNRIKLIVSNTAMGYYKDNYDYDRYIALRGVPELSKITKDQTGIEIGAAVTISKAIEVLKEESSGEFLSDFVMILVKIADHMEKVASSFIRNTASIGGNLVIAQKNNFPSDIATILLAVDSMVQIMSGTKLEWIALEEFLERPPLSLESVLLSIKIPSLGLNKNKSSDQKSEFLFETYRASPRPLGNALPYLNAAFLVKVSQCKDSGGTMIDSCRLSFGAYGTKHAIRAKNVEQLLDGKLLSFSILHDAVNLLIATIVPESGTTKAGYRSSLAAGFLFKFFNPMIDSPAKITNGYGYTNPNQAHHDEIPTLLSSGNQVLEAGNEYHPVGEPIMKSGATLQASGEAVFTDDIPSPNNCLYGAYIYSAKPLARVRSIKLRPDLLLDGVRGVISSKDIPIGGENIGSKTIFGIEPLFAEEIARCVGDRLAFVVADTQKLADVAANSAVVDYDTEDLDRPILSVEDAVEKSSFFEVPPFLYPKHVGDLSKGMAEADHKIISKEMKLGSQYYFYMETQTALAVPDEDNCIIIYSSSQCPEYSHATIARCLGIPENNIRMITRRVGGGFGGKAIKSIPVAASCALAAHKLRRPVRIYLNRKADMIIAGGRHPMKITYSVGFRNDGKITALELQILVNAGIYVDISAIMPHNIVGAIKKYDWGALSFDIKVCRTNHPSRSAMRGPGEVQGSYIAEAIIENVAAMLSLDVDSVRSINLHTHESLKLFHEHSFGEPHEYTLPSIWSKIAALANYDQRTKMVKEFNKINTWRKRGISRIPVVFQLSLRPTPGKVSIFSDGSVVAEVGGIEIGQGLWTKVKQMTAFALSAIQCDGTEGLVYKVRVVQSDTVSMVQGGFTAGSTTSESSCEAVRLCCNILVERLKPLKERLQKEMGSIKWETLILQAYMQAVNLSASTLYVPGMDSMMYLNYGAAASEVEIDLLTGETRFLRTDIIYDCGQSLNPAVDLGQIEGAFVQGLGFFMLEEYETNADGLVLADGTWNYKIPTIDTIPKQFNVQILNSGHHQKRVLSSKASGEPPLLLAASVHCATRAAIKEARKQVLSWSNFVGPDSTFDLEVPATMPVVKEHIGLDIVQRYLKWKVGNK